Proteins found in one Rhinolophus ferrumequinum isolate MPI-CBG mRhiFer1 chromosome 9, mRhiFer1_v1.p, whole genome shotgun sequence genomic segment:
- the POU3F1 gene encoding POU domain, class 3, transcription factor 1, whose product MATTAQYLPRGPGGGAGGTGPLMHPDAAAAAAAAAAAERLHAGAAYREVQKLMHHEWLGAGAGHPVGLAHPQWLPTGGGGSSDWAGGPHLEHGKAGGGGTGRADDGGGGGFHARLVHQGAAHAGAAWAQGGTAHHLGPAMSPSPGAGGGHQPQPLGLYAQAAYPGGGGGGLAGMLAAGGGGAGPGLHHALHEDGHEAQLEPSPPPHLGAHGHAHGHAHAGGLHAAAAHLHPGAGGGGSSVGEHSDEDAPSSDDLEQFAKQFKQRRIKLGFTQADVGLALGTLYGNVFSQTTICRFEALQLSFKNMCKLKPLLNKWLEETDSSSGSPTNLDKIAAQGRKRKKRTSIEVGVKGALESHFLKCPKPSAHEITGLADSLQLEKEVVRVWFCNRRQKEKRMTPAAGAGHPPMDDVYAPGELGPGGGGASPPSAPPPPPPAALHHHHHHTLPGSVQ is encoded by the coding sequence ATGGCCACCACCGCGCAGTACCTGCCGCGGGGCCCCGGAGGCGGAGCCGGGGGCACCGGACCGCTTATGCACCCGGACgccgcggcggcagcggcggcggcggccgccgcCGAGCGGCTACACGCGGGGGCCGCGTACCGCGAAGTGCAGAAGCTGATGCACCACGAGTGGCTGGGCGCGGGCGCGGGCCACCCCGTGGGCCTAGCGCACCCCCAGTGGCTACCCacgggaggaggaggcagcagcgACTGGGCTGGCGGCCCGCACCTGGAACACGGCAAGGCGGGCGGCGGCGGCACCGGTCGAGCCGacgacggcggcggcggcggtttCCACGCGCGCCTGGTGCACCAGGGGGCGGCCCACGCGGGCGCGGCATGGGCCCAGGGCGGCACGGCGCACCACTTGGGCCCCGCCATGTCGCCGTCGCCGGGGGCCGGCGGGGGTCACCAGCCCCAGCCGCTCGGGCTGTACGCGCAGGCGGCCTACccggggggcggcggcggcggcctgGCTGGGATGCTGGCggcaggcggcggcggcgcggggccGGGCCTGCACCACGCGCTGCATGAGGATGGCCACGAGGCTCAGCTGGAGCCGTCGCCTCCACCGCACCTGGGCGCCCACGGACACGCACACGGACATGCACACGCCGGCGGCCTGCACGCGGCGGCGGCGCACCTGCACCCGGGCGCAGGCGGCGGTGGCTCGTCGGTGGGCGAGCACTCGGACGAGGACGCGCCCAGCTCGGACGACCTGGAGCAGTTCGCCAAGCAGTTCAAGCAGCGGCGCATCAAGCTCGGCTTCACGCAGGCCGACGTGGGGCTGGCGCTGGGCACGCTGTATGGTAACGTGTTCTCTCAGACCACCATCTGCCGCTTCGAGGCCCTGCAACTCAGCTTCAAGAACATGTGCAAGCTCAAGCCGCTGCTCAACAAGTGGCTGGAGGAGACCGACTCGTCCAGCGGCAGCCCCACCAACCTGGACAAGATCGCGGCGCAGGGCCGCAAGCGCAAGAAGCGCACGTCCATCGAGGTAGGGGTCAAAGGCGCGCTCGAGAGCCACTTTCTCAAGTGCCCCAAGCCCTCGGCACACGAGATCACCGGCCTGGCCGACAGCCTGCAGCTGGAGAAGGAGGTGGTGCGCGTCTGGTTCTGCAACCGGCGGCAAAAGGAGAAGCGCATGACCCCCGCAGCCGGCGCCGGCCACCCACCCATGGACGACGTTTATGCACCTGGCGAGCTGGGGCCGGGCGGGGGCGGTGCGTCGCCGCCCTCGGCGCCCCCGCCACCCCCGCCGGCTGCgctacaccaccaccaccatcacacaCTGCCGGGTTCCGTGCAGTGA